From Methanothrix sp., the proteins below share one genomic window:
- a CDS encoding ATP-binding protein has product MGSEIPGSVEVTELLLTAEIYNRFESLTEDDLPSKIRKHYFDPEQRGVKRPIYVTISDVEKICSIEDVRSIAKRLPFIDIEEFGSQLRLTVFDLGARWFAREGIERVRSNPVLAYYYESYDHLDVSYAEARRSNKPRYADREWIEAKIKELQESVQDSEDMLKLVQIRSPEDIRERIEDLVLTDEQRGEISKIEKAIEHREYLRRVGLREIGKSLFVGSPGTGKTTTARAIAEWLGVPLIEVRLSMITSQYLGETSKNIDKVFDLAKRLSPCVLFVDEFDFVAKTRTSDEHGAIKRAVNTLLKAIDEISLVEDGVLFIAATNHPQLLDYAAWRRFDKVLDFPLPDKLMRRRILEKILSRMEAEVDIEEIASLTDGYSGSDLRLVVREAVLNALLEDRKTLKHIDLLRAIEDFEHRIREHRGRVAL; this is encoded by the coding sequence ATGGGTTCCGAGATACCCGGTTCTGTAGAGGTGACCGAGCTCCTGCTTACGGCAGAGATATACAACAGGTTTGAGAGCCTGACAGAGGACGACCTGCCATCAAAGATAAGAAAGCACTACTTCGACCCGGAGCAGAGGGGAGTGAAACGCCCCATCTACGTCACCATCTCTGATGTCGAGAAGATCTGCAGCATAGAGGACGTGAGGAGCATCGCGAAGCGCCTCCCCTTCATCGATATAGAGGAGTTCGGATCCCAGCTGAGGCTGACAGTATTCGATCTCGGTGCCAGATGGTTTGCCAGGGAGGGAATCGAGCGGGTGAGGTCGAACCCCGTGCTCGCTTACTACTACGAGAGCTATGATCATCTCGATGTCAGCTATGCAGAGGCTAGGCGCTCAAACAAGCCAAGATATGCAGACCGCGAATGGATCGAGGCCAAGATCAAGGAGCTTCAGGAGTCGGTACAGGACTCGGAGGATATGCTGAAGCTCGTCCAGATAAGATCGCCTGAGGACATCAGAGAGCGTATCGAGGATCTGGTGCTGACCGATGAGCAGAGGGGCGAGATATCAAAGATAGAGAAGGCGATAGAACACAGGGAGTACCTTCGCAGGGTCGGCTTGAGGGAGATAGGAAAGAGCCTCTTCGTCGGCTCTCCCGGCACAGGGAAGACGACGACCGCGAGGGCGATCGCAGAGTGGCTTGGTGTACCGCTCATAGAGGTCAGGCTCTCGATGATCACCAGCCAGTACCTGGGCGAGACCTCGAAAAACATCGACAAGGTCTTCGACCTGGCCAAGCGGCTCAGCCCCTGCGTCCTCTTTGTGGATGAGTTCGACTTCGTGGCGAAGACGAGGACCTCAGATGAGCACGGCGCGATAAAGAGAGCGGTAAACACCCTCCTGAAGGCTATCGATGAGATAAGCCTGGTGGAGGATGGAGTCCTGTTCATAGCTGCAACAAATCATCCACAGCTTCTGGATTACGCTGCGTGGCGGAGGTTCGATAAGGTTCTGGACTTCCCGCTGCCTGACAAGCTGATGCGCCGGAGGATCCTGGAGAAGATACTGTCGAGGATGGAGGCTGAGGTGGATATCGAGGAGATCGCGAGCCTTACCGATGGTTATTCAGGATCAGATCTGCGCCTGGTTGTCCGTGAGGCGGTGCTGAACGCCCTTCTGGAGGACCGCAAAACCCTCAAGCATATCGATCTCCTGCGCGCAATAGAGGACTTCGAGCACAGGATCAGGGAGCACAGAGGTAGAGTGGCTTTATGA
- a CDS encoding MBL fold metallo-hydrolase: protein MRVVMLGTGDAIGTPKIGCRCPTCVDALNGGRSRRLRFSILLESDEGRVLIDTSPDLRWQLIRMGISKVDAVIWTHAHYDHYAGFGDFHRVQNHVPVYATRSTMDYIISYLYFLKPQRHDVKPMETFEIAGMEFTLFEVNHPPVETMGVLVSAGGKRVVITSDTSDSLSEESLDIMRDADLFIADAIMPPGYKLNKHMNAEEAISLARRLNVRQTVLTHLSHLYPPHDEAAKRWPLAHDMMSIVL, encoded by the coding sequence ATGAGAGTCGTGATGCTGGGAACTGGCGATGCTATAGGCACGCCGAAGATAGGATGCAGGTGTCCCACATGCGTCGATGCCCTCAACGGAGGAAGGAGCCGCAGGCTGCGCTTCTCGATACTTCTGGAGAGCGACGAGGGCAGAGTGCTCATCGATACGAGCCCGGATCTGAGATGGCAGCTCATCAGGATGGGCATAAGCAAGGTTGACGCAGTCATCTGGACGCATGCGCATTACGATCACTACGCCGGCTTTGGCGACTTTCACAGGGTGCAGAACCATGTCCCTGTATACGCAACCCGGAGCACCATGGACTACATAATCAGCTATCTCTACTTCCTGAAGCCGCAGCGGCATGATGTGAAACCCATGGAGACCTTCGAGATCGCCGGGATGGAATTCACGCTCTTCGAGGTGAACCATCCGCCGGTCGAGACCATGGGCGTGCTGGTTTCCGCTGGTGGTAAAAGGGTCGTCATAACAAGCGATACAAGCGACTCGCTATCAGAGGAGAGTCTGGATATCATGAGAGACGCGGATCTCTTCATCGCGGATGCTATAATGCCCCCCGGATACAAACTGAACAAGCACATGAACGCTGAGGAGGCGATCTCTCTGGCGCGGAGGCTGAACGTGAGACAGACCGTGCTGACGCACCTGAGCCACCTGTACCCGCCGCATGATGAGGCTGCGAAGAGGTGGCCGCTTGCACACGACATGATGTCCATCGTCCTGTGA
- a CDS encoding 16S rRNA methyltransferase, which yields MISMLLADSELELVPREIVGYPAVRLNARRRNKSPAKSLLDASLHHSAMRSLPMGDRRGRPDIVHIFLLVALESVLNRMGQLRVCIHTRNNEMITIDPTTRIPKNYPRFVGLMESLFEAGSVPEREPLIVMQRGRDIGACIREIPHEKVILLSPRGRMVRLSDYVRGCDGALFILGGFPKGEFISDVSSEADETISIYGESLPVWTVASEILVNYENHVLERSEQSGIK from the coding sequence ATGATAAGCATGCTTCTTGCGGATTCTGAGCTTGAGCTTGTGCCGAGAGAGATCGTGGGGTATCCGGCGGTCCGGCTCAACGCCAGGAGGAGGAACAAATCGCCTGCGAAGAGTCTTCTGGATGCCAGTCTCCACCACTCCGCGATGCGGTCTCTTCCCATGGGCGATCGCCGCGGGAGGCCGGATATAGTCCACATCTTCCTTCTTGTGGCTCTGGAATCGGTGCTGAACAGGATGGGTCAGCTCAGGGTCTGCATCCACACAAGGAACAACGAGATGATAACCATAGACCCCACGACCAGGATACCAAAGAACTATCCCCGGTTTGTGGGCCTGATGGAGAGCCTCTTCGAGGCGGGGAGTGTGCCGGAGAGGGAGCCGCTCATTGTGATGCAGAGGGGCCGGGATATAGGCGCATGCATACGCGAGATACCACACGAAAAGGTCATCCTACTGTCCCCGAGGGGGAGAATGGTCAGGCTCAGCGATTACGTGAGGGGATGCGATGGCGCGCTCTTCATACTCGGCGGCTTTCCGAAGGGGGAGTTCATAAGCGATGTCAGCTCTGAAGCGGACGAGACGATATCAATCTACGGAGAAAGCCTCCCGGTCTGGACCGTGGCATCTGAGATACTCGTCAACTATGAAAACCACGTCCTGGAGAGATCTGAGCAGAGCGGTATAAAATAA
- a CDS encoding winged helix-turn-helix domain-containing protein: protein MVLKRDKLSIISEILQKCIGGATKTAIVYQVNLNFKTVNPYLDLLIARGLIEISQGSTVTYKTTEKGVKLLEDLKRVHDVLKEASEQD, encoded by the coding sequence ATGGTGCTGAAGAGAGACAAGCTGAGCATAATATCTGAGATACTTCAGAAATGCATTGGCGGTGCCACGAAGACCGCTATAGTCTACCAGGTGAACCTGAACTTCAAGACAGTCAACCCGTACCTGGATCTTCTGATCGCCCGTGGCCTTATTGAGATCTCGCAGGGCTCAACTGTGACATACAAAACGACCGAAAAGGGCGTCAAGCTGCTCGAGGATCTGAAGAGGGTGCATGATGTTCTGAAGGAGGCCTCTGAGCAGGATTAG
- the glgP gene encoding alpha-glucan family phosphorylase has protein sequence MIDRFPEVPARIEGLRELACNLWWSWHHQARDLFNMLNPAAWQLSVHNPVKLLHEIDRSVLERAAENEHFLRHYDAVISRFRSEMRAKGGWFPSHIRNPMNLPIAYFSAEYGLHHSMPFYAGGLGFLAGDYLKECSDLRLPVIGVGFMYPGGYLRQRLSPDGWQLSESEILDKSHAPISQVLDENGKPLLVRVPVIEPPIYVGVWKLRIGRIPLYLLDTDVEANDPWNRGISSRLYIGDAEQRLRQEIVLGIGGMSVLESMGIDNLVLHLNEGHPAFAVLERLRHLTGKGMSCSDAIDYIRRTTVFTTHTPVPAGHDIFPFHLMEKYFNSYLPSIGLTRDQFFRLGIDPANPQAGFNMTAFAMRMSLYRNCVSRRHLEVTESMWRHLISELKSNGIVIDYVTNGVHILTWLDRGMEDLFNRYLGLGWLEEHDDPSIWELVDDIPDRELWMAHRMAKMRLITTIRERARLRWSMDNADPRIIVASGVLFDPSVFTIGFARRFATYKRATLILQDLNRLRGILNNEDMPVQIVFAGKAHPADDTAKQIIQKVYNIAKDPSFGGRIAFVEDYDEQLAQYMVHGVDLWLNTPQPPLEASGTSGMKAMVNGVPQLSVLDGWWIEGYNGRNGWAFEGAEGADRDIRDAHSLYDLLENDIVPLFYRVENNDGVPHGWVRVMKEAIKSTAPRFSSRRMVKEYTSKFYVNALDAASSFSTSETR, from the coding sequence GTGATAGACAGATTTCCAGAGGTACCGGCGAGGATTGAGGGGCTGAGGGAGCTGGCATGCAACCTCTGGTGGTCATGGCACCATCAGGCCAGGGATCTATTTAACATGCTGAATCCCGCTGCATGGCAGCTCAGCGTTCACAATCCTGTGAAGCTTCTCCACGAGATCGATAGATCTGTGTTAGAGAGAGCGGCTGAGAATGAGCATTTCCTGAGACATTACGATGCGGTCATCTCAAGGTTCAGGTCCGAGATGAGGGCAAAGGGTGGATGGTTCCCATCCCACATCAGAAACCCGATGAACTTGCCAATCGCATACTTCTCAGCTGAGTATGGCCTACACCACTCGATGCCGTTCTACGCCGGCGGCCTGGGATTCCTGGCTGGCGATTACCTCAAGGAGTGCAGCGATCTCAGGCTTCCCGTCATCGGTGTGGGCTTCATGTACCCCGGTGGGTACCTCAGGCAGAGGCTGTCTCCAGATGGCTGGCAGCTGAGCGAGAGCGAGATCCTGGACAAGAGCCACGCGCCGATATCCCAGGTGCTCGATGAAAATGGCAAACCACTGCTCGTGAGGGTCCCGGTGATAGAGCCTCCGATATATGTGGGGGTTTGGAAGCTCAGGATCGGCAGGATCCCGCTGTACCTCCTGGACACAGACGTCGAGGCGAACGACCCATGGAACCGGGGGATATCATCACGCCTCTACATCGGAGATGCTGAGCAGAGGCTGAGGCAGGAGATAGTGCTGGGCATTGGCGGCATGAGCGTGCTTGAGAGCATGGGCATAGATAATCTGGTCCTGCATCTCAACGAAGGCCACCCTGCATTCGCGGTCCTGGAGAGGCTCAGGCACCTCACAGGAAAGGGAATGAGCTGCAGTGACGCCATCGATTACATCAGGAGAACGACCGTGTTCACAACGCACACTCCCGTTCCGGCGGGCCATGATATATTCCCGTTCCATCTCATGGAGAAGTACTTCAACTCGTATCTGCCCTCGATCGGACTCACTCGCGATCAGTTCTTCAGGCTGGGCATAGATCCGGCAAACCCGCAGGCCGGGTTCAACATGACCGCATTCGCGATGCGGATGTCCCTGTACAGGAACTGCGTCAGCAGGAGGCATCTGGAGGTCACCGAGTCGATGTGGCGGCATCTGATCTCCGAGCTAAAATCGAACGGCATAGTCATCGATTATGTCACCAATGGCGTGCACATACTCACCTGGCTCGATCGCGGCATGGAGGATCTCTTCAACAGGTATCTTGGACTCGGATGGCTGGAGGAGCACGACGATCCCTCCATATGGGAGCTTGTGGACGATATACCCGACAGAGAGCTCTGGATGGCGCATCGGATGGCCAAGATGAGATTGATAACAACGATAAGGGAGCGCGCGAGGCTCAGGTGGTCCATGGACAACGCGGATCCGAGGATAATAGTCGCGTCTGGTGTGCTTTTTGACCCATCTGTCTTCACAATAGGCTTCGCGCGGAGGTTTGCCACATACAAGAGGGCCACGCTGATACTCCAGGACCTGAATCGCCTCAGGGGCATATTGAACAACGAGGACATGCCTGTTCAGATAGTATTCGCAGGCAAGGCGCATCCTGCGGATGACACAGCCAAGCAGATCATCCAGAAAGTCTACAACATAGCGAAGGATCCGAGCTTCGGGGGGAGGATAGCGTTCGTCGAGGACTATGATGAGCAGCTCGCTCAGTACATGGTCCATGGTGTCGACCTGTGGCTGAACACGCCGCAGCCGCCGCTCGAGGCATCCGGCACCAGCGGCATGAAGGCGATGGTCAACGGCGTGCCACAGCTCAGCGTTCTGGATGGATGGTGGATAGAGGGATACAACGGCAGAAATGGCTGGGCATTCGAGGGCGCAGAGGGCGCTGATCGGGATATCAGGGATGCGCACAGCCTGTACGATCTTCTGGAGAACGATATCGTGCCCCTGTTCTACAGGGTGGAGAACAACGATGGGGTGCCGCATGGCTGGGTCAGGGTCATGAAGGAGGCGATAAAGAGCACCGCGCCCAGGTTCTCCTCGAGGAGGATGGTGAAGGAGTACACTAGCAAGTTCTACGTGAACGCCCTGGATGCAGCCAGCAGCTTCAGCACGAGCGAGACACGATGA
- a CDS encoding EF-Tu/IF-2/RF-3 family GTPase, with protein sequence MPNLNVAVLGKAEFSKDLGKRGTASDITFYNLKRGETTVTFVEPTRYPDRLAPLFYALSMARRAILVVEKIDQLFGEAVIALDCMGIRDGCIVLKNYISEEQIAPLVRSTAVERYSVIDDNPIEIRERLLEDADAVVHEESASGTLPVDHFFNVRGVGTVVLGNVAEGTIRKHDILRVLPEGKNAQVRSIQKHDEDFESASTGERAGLALKGIEVSELDRGTVLTTNDAVKTSTSLRSEAELVRYWQSPLREGMVLHLGHWMQYVPARIESTSGDPRSPDLTLSLDKPLVHLPGDRALMTYPEGGKLRIVGTIELP encoded by the coding sequence ATGCCAAACCTCAATGTGGCGGTGCTCGGTAAAGCAGAGTTCTCGAAGGATCTGGGAAAGAGGGGTACAGCAAGCGATATCACATTTTACAACCTCAAGAGAGGCGAGACGACTGTGACCTTCGTCGAGCCCACCAGGTATCCTGACCGACTTGCGCCGCTCTTCTATGCCCTGTCAATGGCTCGCAGGGCCATCCTAGTTGTGGAGAAGATTGACCAGCTCTTTGGGGAGGCAGTTATCGCCCTGGACTGCATGGGCATTCGCGATGGCTGTATTGTGCTCAAAAACTACATATCAGAGGAGCAAATCGCGCCTCTTGTCCGCTCCACTGCTGTCGAGAGGTATTCTGTGATTGATGACAATCCCATAGAGATACGCGAGCGTCTTCTTGAAGATGCTGATGCTGTGGTGCATGAGGAAAGCGCATCCGGGACGCTACCTGTCGATCACTTCTTCAACGTTCGGGGAGTCGGGACAGTCGTCCTGGGGAATGTTGCAGAGGGAACCATCAGAAAGCACGATATCCTTCGGGTTCTGCCTGAGGGTAAGAATGCCCAGGTGAGATCCATACAGAAGCACGACGAGGATTTCGAGAGCGCGAGCACGGGGGAGCGGGCAGGTCTTGCGCTTAAGGGCATAGAGGTCTCGGAGCTCGATCGGGGAACGGTTCTGACCACGAACGATGCTGTGAAAACCTCCACCAGCCTCAGATCGGAAGCAGAGCTCGTGAGGTACTGGCAGTCTCCCCTGAGAGAGGGGATGGTGCTTCACCTGGGGCACTGGATGCAGTACGTGCCTGCGAGAATCGAATCGACCTCCGGCGATCCGCGGAGCCCTGATCTGACACTCTCCCTGGACAAACCTCTCGTGCATCTTCCAGGGGACAGGGCACTCATGACATACCCGGAGGGAGGAAAGCTGAGGATAGTCGGGACGATCGAGCTTCCCTGA